A stretch of the Arachis stenosperma cultivar V10309 chromosome 6, arast.V10309.gnm1.PFL2, whole genome shotgun sequence genome encodes the following:
- the LOC130935935 gene encoding transcription factor bHLH130-like — translation MDSSSRYHQQQLNSSSSSASGLLRFRSAPPSVLEQLQVVEGSCSSEQERSSSSSFLRFFSSNNNKPSSTTKPPSLSLMNSNHRFTRLHNSSTAPSASTSSGTDLPRQSTFPASHFSFHDNNGYDTNANTMTKGVGNYSGSDELSLSTMNRFNNQISFSSSRSPSSSATATNSNRNGGLFFPNYGSWNETSYKRDDRNGIHKLIFDANQNEEFGNNKVVHTLSHQLSFPKAEPEMFAMENMIHFPLSDSVPCKIRAKRGCATHPRSIAERVRRTRISERMKKLQELVPNMDKQASTADMLDMAVGYIKDLQKQFKNLSDRRAKCKCIRMQKSDSSKKF, via the exons ATGGATTCCAGTTCCCGTTATCACCAACAGCAGCTAAACTCATCGTCGTCATCAGCATCAGGATTGCTTCGATTTCGCTCTGCTCCTCCTTCAGTCCTCGAACAGTTACAGGTTGTTGAAGGTTCTTGTTCATCTGAACAGGAGAggtcgtcgtcgtcgtcgttCTTGAGATTCTTCAGTTCCAACAACAATAAGCCTTCTTCAACAACAAAACCGCCATCACTTTCTTTGATGAATTCGAATCATCGCTTCACCAGACTGCACAACTCGTCAACTGCACCTTCCGCTTCCACTTCCTCTGGAACGGATCTACCAAGGCAGAGCACTTTTCCAGCTTCGCATTTCTCCTTCCACGATAATAACG GTTATGATACTAATGCAAATACTATGACGAAAGGTGTTGGAAACTACAGCGGCAGTGATGAACTTAGTCTATCCACAATGAACAGATTCAATAACCAAATTAGCTTCTCATCATCAAGAAGCCCTTCTTCTTCAGCAACAGCAACTAATAGTAACCGTAATGGTGGATTATTCTTCCCTAATTATGGTTCTTGGAATGAGACATCATACAAGAGGGACGACCGAAATGGGATTCATAAGTTAATTTTTGATGCTAATCAG AATGAAGAGTTTGGGAATAATAAAGTTGTTCATACACTATCGCATCAACTAAGTTTTCCAAAAGCGGAACCGGAGATGTTTGCAATGGAGAATATGATTCACTTCCCATTATCAGATTCTGTTCCATGTAAAATTAGAGCCAAAAGAGGATGTGCTACTCATCCCAGAAGCATTGCCGAAAGG GTGAGAAGGACTCGGATCAGTGAACGAATGAAAAAATTACAAGAGCTTGTTCCGAACATGGACAAG CAAGCCAGCACAGCAGACATGTTGGACATGGCTGTAGGATACATAAAAGATCTTCAGAAACAATTTAAG AATCTAAGTGACAGACGGGCTAAATGCAAGTGTATAAGGATGCAGAAATCAGAttcttcaaaaaaattttga
- the LOC130936182 gene encoding receptor protein kinase-like protein ZAR1 codes for MLLFFFLLCPHPTLTLNSDGLSLLALKAAVDSDPTGALSAWSDTDPTPCRWPGVLCSPNNRVTQLSLPNKSLSGYLPSELASLTSLYRLSLPYNNFSRTIPAPLFTSLNKLLVLDLSHNQLTGPIPIQVRSLKWLRHFDLSSNSLNDSLPQELSELSSLVGTCNLSFNHFSGGIPPSLGKLPVIVSLDLRGNNLTGKIPQVGSLLNQGPTAFAGNPGLCGFPLQNSCPESQKPNILPADQPQNPKALRAGGAGSGSGAGEDAKAKERSGSVAVLVISGLSLVVGIVSLSLWVFRRRWNNDDGKMRSRKLNNEVIGGGDGGAIGGGEGQQGKFVVVDEGFNLELEDLLRASAYVVGKSRSGIVYKVVGVGKAGTCAPPPPATVVAVRRLSEGDATWRLKDFESEVEAIAKVRHPNVVPLRAYYFANDEKLLITDFIRNGSLHAALHVAGGSSNSVLTLSWTARLKIAQEAARGLMYIHEFGGRKYVHGNLKSTKILLDDDLCPYISGFGLTRLGLGTTKSSALAPKRQNSSGSSTMVSKAAASSNNYLAPEVRMAGGRFSQKCDVYSFGIILLELLTGKLPDFGPENDDMVLESFVRKAFREEQPLSEIIDPALLPEVYAKKQVVSAFHVALNCTELDPELRPRMKIVSESLDHIKIQ; via the exons ATgttgctcttcttcttcctcctctgcCCTCATCCCACACTCACACTCAACTCCGACGGCCTCTCCCTGCTGGCACTCAAGGCTGCAGTCGACTCCGACCCCACCGGAGCCCTCTCCGCCTGGTCCGACACCGACCCAACCCCCTGCCGCTGGCCTGGCGTCCTCTGCTCCCCCAACAACCGCGTCACCCAACTCTCCCTCCCAAACAAGTCTCTATCCGGCTACCTCCCCTCCGAGCTCGCATCCCTAACCTCCCTCTACCGCCTCTCTCTTCCGTACAACAACTTCTCAAGAACCATCCCTGCTCCTCTCTTCACCTCCCTCAACAAACTCCTCGTCCTCGACCTCTCTCACAACCAACTCACCGGTCCCATTCCCATCCAAGTCCGATCCCTCAAATGGCTCCGCCATTTCGATCTATCCTCCAACTCCCTCAATGACTCTCTTCCCCAAGAGCTTTCCGAACTCTCTTCCCTCGTCGGTACCTGCAATCTTTCATTTAACCACTTCTCCGGCGGGATTCCCCCCTCGCTCGGCAAGCTTCCGGTCATTGTCAGCCTCGACCTCCGTGGCAACAACCTCACCGGAAAAATACCACAGGTTGGCTCCCTGCTCAACCAGGGTCCTACCGCCTTCGCCGGAAACCCTGGCCTCTGTGGTTTTCCTCTCCAGAACTCGTGCCCGGAGTCTCAGAAACCTAACATTTTACCCGCAGATCAGCCTCAGAACCCAAAGGCACTTCGCGCCGGTGGCGCTGGCAGTGGCAGCGGTGCTGGAGAAGACGCCAAGGCTAAGGAACGTAGCGGCTCCGTTGCGGTCCTCGTGATCTCGGGTCTCTCCCTGGTGGTCGGCATAGTTTCTCTCTCGCTGTGGGTTTTCCGGCGACGGTGGAACAACGACGACGGCAAAATGAGGAGCAGAAAATTGAACAATGAGGTTATCGGCGGTGGAGATGGAGGAGCAATAGGAGGAGGGGAGGGGCAACAAGGTAAATTCGTTGTGGTTGACGAAGGGTTTAACTTGGAACTCGAAGATTTGTTGAGAGCTTCTGCTTATGTCGTTGGGAAGAGTAGGAGCGGAATCGTGTACAAGGTCGTCGGAGTAGGGAAGGCTGGCACGTGTGCACCTCCGCCGCCGGCGACGGTTGTGGCGGTCCGGCGTCTCAGCGAGGGCGATGCCACGTGGCGGCTGAAGGATTTCGAGTCGGAGGTGGAGGCCATTGCGAAGGTTCGCCACCCAAATGTGGTTCCTTTAAGAGCTTATTACTTCGCAAATGATGAGAAGCTTCTCATCACGGATTTCATCCGCAATGGAAGCTTGCATGCGGCGTTGCACG TTGCAGGTGGATCTTCCAATTCAGTGCTGACATTATCATGGACAGCAAGGTTGAAAATTGCCCAAGAAGCAGCAAGGGGATTGATGTACATCCATGAGTTTGGTGGCCGGAAATATGTCCATGGCAACCTAAAATCAACCAAAATCTTATTGGACGATGATCTCTGCCCTTACATATCAGGTTTCGGACTAACCCGTCTTGGTTTGGGTACCACAAAGTCATCTGCATTGGCACCAAAACGGCAGAATTCTAGTGGATCCTCTACAATGGTTTCAAAGGCTGCAGCTTCTTCTAATAACTACTTGGCGCCTGAGGTTCGCATGGCAGGTGGCAGATTCTCTCAGAAATGCGATGTGTACTCTTTTGGCATAATTCTATTAGAACTTTTGACTGGTAAACTCCCGGATTTCGGACCAGAAAATGATGACATGGTGCTGGAGAGTTTTGTGAGGAAAGCATTCAGAGAGGAGCAGCCATTGTCCGAGATCATAGACCCGGCTCTTTTGCCTGAGGTTTATGCCAAGAAACAAGTTGTTTCTGCATTTCATGTGGCTCTGAACTGCACTGAACTGGATCCAGAACTGCGTCCTAGGATGAAAATTGTGTCTGAGAGCCTTGATCACATCAAGATTCAGTGA